Sequence from the Leptospira dzoumogneensis genome:
TTCTCCGCCCTGGATTTTTCGGAAATCATAATTACAGGAACGCGGAAGTTGCACTTAGAGTATGCGAAGAAATATTAAAGAAAGAGAATATTCCTAAGGCAAAAGAAAAGTTGCTGGATGCATTGGAATCCTTTCCAGGCGTAAAACGTAGACAAGAGATCCTATTCGAGTCTGCGAAAAGTATCCTGATCGAAGACTTTGCCCACCATCCTGTTGCGGTGGAGGAAACAATCCGCTCCGTTAAACAAAGATTTCCAGGTTTTAAAATTATCAGCTTATTCGAACCAAGAAGCGCTACTTCTCACCGTAACGTTTTCCAAAAAGAATACTCTTTTGCGTTTAAGGGTTCCGCTGTGACCATGATCACCGAAATTTATAATCTGAAAAAGGTCTCCAAGGATTCTCGTTTGGACGTGAAAAAGCTGATCCTGAAACTTCCAAAACATTCAGGTACCCTTCCATTTTACTGCAAGGACCCCAAGGATCTGGTCCAGAAAGTTCGGAAAATCCTTCCCCAATTCGAGAAGGATAAAATCCTGATCCTAGCGATGTCCAATGGGGCTTTCGGCGGAATTTATCCTTCTTTGAAGGAATTGGTCGGATCTAGAAAATGAATCTATCGGAAGAATTAGACAAAATTTTTGAAGAAGCGAATCGTTTGATCGGGTCTTCCGTGGACGAAGCGGATCTAGACAAAAACAAGAACGAGTATCTTGGCAAAAAAGGTAAGCTCACCTCTGTTCTTAAAAACCTTGCTTCTCTATCTATCGAAGAAAAGAAAACGGTAGGCCAAAAGGCAAACGACTTATCCAAAAGTCTGGAAGAGATCGTTTCCAAGACTAGAGAAAATCTAAAGACCAAAGGTTTTAGAGAACAATCCGAAAAAGAATGGTTCGACGTTCTCCGCCCTCAAGGAGAGAGCGAGCCAGGCACATTACATCCTATTACAAAAATTCAATATGAGATCGAGGACATTTTTACCTCGATGGGTTTCGAGATCTGGGACGGACCAGAAGTAGAGACGGACTTTAACAATTTCGGTGCTTTGAATTTTACCGAGGATCACCCTGCAAGAGATATGCAGGATACTTTTTATTTGGAAAATGGGAACCTTCTCCGCACTCATACATCCGCCATCCAAGTTCGTGCATTAAGAAAATTGAAACCACCTTTCAAGATCATAGGACCCGGCCGTGTTTTCCGTTATGAAGAAGTGGACGCATCTCACGAAACATCTTTCTATCAGATAGAAGGTATGGTAGTCGGTAAAGATATTTCCGCAGGAAATATGCTCTATACGATGGAAGTCCTGCTTTCACGGGTTTTTGAGAAGGAAGTAAAAACTAGACTAAGACCGGGGTTTTTCCCATTCGTAGAACCTGCATTCGAGTTGGATATCAACTGTCAGGTTTGCGGAGGAAGCGGTTGTTCCGTATGTAAACAATCAGGTTGGTTGGAATTAATGCCTTGCGGTTTGGTACACCCGAACGTTTTCAAATTGAACGGTTTAGATCCTAAAGAATGGACCGGTTTTGCATTCGGGCTCGGACTAGATAGATTGGTCATGATGAAATACGGGATCCATGATATCCGCTATCTTCATTCAGGCAATCTAAGATTCTTAAAACAATTCTAATATGATTATCACTCCGATCCAAACCAGATGGAACGATTTGGATCCTTTCGCTCATGTGAATAATGCAAGATACATGTCCTATTTTGAAATAGGAAGAGTAGACTATTGTTCTAAGAAATTTAATACAAGAGATATCTATGATGTTCCATTCCTGCTCGCAAGAATGGAAGTGGATATGTTCAAAGCGGTGGAACTATTTCATCCTATAGAAGTTTGGACCTGCGTTTCTAAAATCGGGAATAAGTCCTGGGACTTTACTTCATTGATACGACATTCGGAAACAAAGGACATTTTTACGAAGGCAAAAACGGTCCAAGTATCTTATGATCATAGGAACAAAACATCTATACCGATCCCTGACTGGATCCGTAAAATTTTGGAAGAGGATTTGGAGATATTCAAAACCACTTTCGGAAAAGCGGATTGAATTCTCCATTTTTATAACCATATCCAGATCTATCAATCTTCTCCCATCGGAAGCTCTAAAGGTTTTCCTGTTTCGGCTAAACTTTTGATAGAAGATAGAACTCTCGCCCATCCCCCATCTGCAGAACGTTCGTAAGAAGGATCTCCTTCTTTAATTTGATCGTTTACTAGTTTCAACCTGGTCAATTTTCCATACGGTTCCAAAGTATAGATCGTTCTGGACTCAAAGTTTTTATAATGTTCTCCGTATACGGAGCCTACTAAAAGTGTCATGGATAGAATTTTGTTCGGAACAATTTCCAAAATTTTTCCTTCTACATGAACTGTTCTGTCTCCTGAAAGGCCTGGACCAATATAAGCATAATTACTTCCCGTTTTGAAATCGGATTCGATCCCGCATCCGTGAAAAATTTTGCTACTTTCTTCTTTAGAGACTAGAATGTTCCAAACCAGTTCGGGTTTAGCCGCTATATAAATTTCAACTTTGATTTCCATATTATCTCCTAAGTTCGATCCGATCGATCTTACTTCTCGTTTTGTAAGAAGAATAGCAGAGCACTAAACAAAAAGATTGTAAAAACGCGACAAATGCGGAGAATTTGGAAGAATTCAATCCAGGGTCCTATCTTGAAGACAGACTTAAACAAACCAAAAGGGATCATCAAATCTTTCGCTGGAGAGAATTGGAGTTTAACAAGAAGCGCTCCTTCTCATGGTTTAAGTTTTTTCGTAGAACATTATTGGTCCGTGCGTTGGGATATGAGAGAATCCGGACCTAAGGTACAGGAAAATCTTCCTCATCCTTCCGTTCATTTGGTCTTCGAAAAAGAGAACACTAAAATTTTCGGAGTGGTCAGCGGCAGATTTTCACAAAGGTTAGAAGGAGAAGGTCGTGTATTCGGGATCAAATTCAGGCCCGGAGCATTCTACCCTTTTTATAAAAAATCAGTTTCGGAGATCACAGACACGACGATCCGGATCGAAGAAGTTTTTGGGATCCCTACAGAGCCGTTAGAAAGAGAAGTATTCGAGTTGGATTCGGAATCCGATCTAGTACAATTTGCGGAAAACTTTTTATATGAAAGACTTCCGGAACAAGACGAAACAATTACTTGGATCAACGATCTCACAGAAAAAGTCTCTAATGATAGATCTATCTTAAAAGTAGAGGATATGGTCAAACTCTCCGGAGTGAACAAACGATCTTTGCAACGTATCTTCAATCAATATGTGGGAGTAGGGCCCAAATGGGTGATCAATCGTTATAGAATGTTCGAGATCTTAGATCGGATTACAAAAGATACGGATTGGGTCGAGTTAGCATTAGAATTAGGATATTTCGACCAGGCTCATTTTATAAAAGATTTCAAAAGAATGGTCGGCAAAAGTCCGGAAGAGTATTCCAAAAGTATTCCCGAATCTTAAGTAGATCTATAACCTGGGGGATAAGTTGGATTTCCCACAGAGGCAATAAATTCTTTACAAAATCCGAAAAATCTCCATCGTTTGCTTCCTTTTGGAACTCACGATGAAACGAAACTTATTTACGATCTTATTATTAACCTTCTCCATTCCCTTATGGTCACAAACGGCCAATCTTTGGCAGACGATCGTGGGAGGAGAACAATACTCCGGCATGACCGCAAAGGATTGTCCTGAAGATCTTCCCGGTAGCTTTGTAATTTTAAAAGATGGAAGCTCGGTCATCATCGGATCTGCAAACGATTGCGGAAGGATGGATACGAATTCCTTAGCGGAGAAAAGAAAATATTCTAACGCTTGGGCGGCTAAGATAGACGTGAACGGGAATCCCGTTTGGTGGAGATATTTGTTCACAAACAAACCGGTCGATCTAGGCGGATACACTCAATTCGTTTTGAATCATGAAAGTGTATATGCAAAACTTTCCAAAGAAACTTCCGACGGCGGATTCGTAACGATAGGCACAATGGGTTCCGTCGAAAAGAAACAACTCGTCTTCATAAAATACGATTCAGAAGGTAAACTTATTTGGGACAAATATCTTTTACCTAAAGACTTCTGTGATTCTTTCTGCGGAGAAACGGATGTAGGAGTCTATCATCTTCACGAACTTTCCAGTGGAAAATGGACCGCAATCGTTTCCGTCCAAGCTAGAGTGGAAAGAGAAACGGTAGAAGGTAACAAAACCACGATCTCAAGTACTATCGAGACCGCTTATTTATTCGTAAGATTTTCTAAAGACGGGGATCTAAAGTTCATAAAACAATTAAAAGATATTAAAAATTTTCCGGAAACTAGTTTAGGATTTTCTGATGGAGGAGTTCTTCTTGCCGAGAATACAAGTATCCAATCCGGAAAGGAATCCCAAAAAGACGTAATTTTACATAAGATAGATGAAGATGGAAAACCTGTTTGGAAAAAACAGTACGGCAAACCGGGTATAGAAGAGTGGGCCTCTAAGATCATTCCTGCTTCCGATGGGAATCTACTTTTTGCAGGAGCTGTAACTCCAAGTCCGAGAAATACTCAGACCTGGCTTATGAAGTTAAATCAAAATGGAGATATAATCTGGGAAACAGTCCAAAAAACGGAAGGTCTCGGATTTTTAACCGATATTATAGAGTCTCCAGAAAAAGATTTTATGGCGCTTTCTGCCGATGGAGAAGGCCCATTACGTTTGGTAAAATTCTCTGCGGAAGGTAAAAAACTTTGGGAGAAAAAACAAACCAAAAGATTGTATTTGGCCCATCGTATCCTGAATGTTCCGGATGGATTTATCATCGAGGCGTACACAAAAGGAAAACCTGCGATCTATATCGATGCACTCTTGATCAGAACAGATAAGGAAGGAAATGTTTCTAAGGATGCTGTTCGGAAAAATTTTCCGAATTAAGAATTTATAATATAATAAGAGAGAGCCGGGTTATTCCACACAGTTTACCTGGCATTCCGCTCCCGCTTTTTTCAGGATCTTAACTATATTCGGATTTTCGTATCGATTCTTTTGGACCGCCCAATCCATAGGAGTCCAGCCGATATTATCCTTTTCGTTTACTCTTGCTCCCGCCTGGATCAATAATTTTAAGGATTCAGGATCTCCGCTTTCCGCCGCCTTATGGACAGGCGTCCATCCTTCGTCGTTTTTTAGATTCAGATCGGATCCTCTTTGCAAAAGTAATCTTGTGATCTCAGGAAATTGAACTGCTAAGTGTAAAGGAGTCATACCGTCATTTCGAGTCGCATTCGGATCTGCTCCCGATCTTAAGAATAAGGTGCATAACTCGTAAAATCCGTGAAGAACCGCTCTGTGCAGAGGAGTTTCACCTTCTCCGTTTTTGGAATTTAATTCCGCTCCGATCTGCAAAAGGAACGAAGATACTTCATAATATCCGAAACCTGCGGACTTATGCAGAGGAGTATTATCTAAATAATCTTTTGTATTCGGGTCGGAACCTCTTAATACAAATCGATTGATATCATCTATTTTTCTTTGGCGAACTGATTCAAAAAAATCCGAATCTAAACTAGCATCTGTTTTGATTGAGTTCCTTAAAATTTTTAAGGAATCGGGACTGATCAGTATAGTATCAGTTTCCGCCAATCTTTGAGCCGCGTTTTTGCCGGAGTCGGATTGGATAGAATTCGGATTGGCTCCTAACTTGATACATGTATCCACTTGTGTTTTGGATTTTTTATCGATTCCTTCATGAAGAAGAAGGTCCGCTGTTTCCTGATCGAATAAATTTTTACCAACCTGGGGGGCCGCCTTGGTCCGGAAATGATTGAAATACTTGATCTGTTCTTCCGAAACAAATTCGGATCTAGCTAAAATTTCCAGGATCTGTTTGAAACCTTCTCCTATCTTTTCTATATAATTTTTTTTACGATCAGGATCCGATTCTAACGCTTCTGCAAGAAAAAATTTTTCTAGGCTTTGGTAGAGTCCTGATAATTTACTTTGTAAATAAGATCTTCCTGTAGTTTCGGAAGTTAGGATCTTTCTTTCGACCCTTGCTTTTAATGCGGAAGATTCCGGTCCGGACTTTAATTTGATAAGTTCACTTCGAACGGATCTATAGTTTAAAATAGCTCCGGTAAAATCAAAATCCGCATAAAGTCTGTCTCCTTCCTTCTCTTGGAGACCGAAGATCAAAAAATTCAGCTTTTCGATCCGATCATCCAATGCTTTTTCGAATTCGGACAATCTAAAGGAAGAAGGTGTTTTGGTAGTGTATTCTTTTCTGAGATCCTTATACTCTTCGCTTAATTTTTTCAAAAAGGAAATTTCTCCGCCTTTTCCGGCAGATAAGTCCATTGAAGAAAACTTATCCTTATACATTAAAAAATAAGAATTTGATATTTTGCCTCGGATATTTTTTAGATAATCCGACATCTCGGTTTTGGATCTGTCCGAAAGCCTTTGTTCTAATGCGTTTAAGGTGTCCACATATTCTGGGATAGATTTTTCATAGAGTTTTTCTTTTACAAGATCATCCGCTTTTGAAAGTTTTGGCCGGATGGTTTCTATAAAACTTTTGGCACTTTGGTCTTCTATTTTGAAATTTAGAACATTGATCTCGCCTGTTTTATCGTCTTGTACCTTAAAACTGGGAAATTCTATCTTCTCCACCGCTCCCGGAAATGCTGCCGCAAAATTGATCGCATATCTTGGATCGATCAGTTTGCGGCCGGCTTCGGAAGAATAGTAATCGATTTGGTACTCAGGAAATTCCAGGTCGAAAGAGGTTTTGATCGTATAAGTTAACGCAACAGAATCCCTTTTTTGGGACCTTAAATTGATCTTATAACCTTTATTTGTTTGAAAGATCGTGCCTGAAATTAACTCATCCGCATCGATCGCATCCGCGATCTGTTTCATACAGATCTCGTCGCTGCAGTTTAGCTTTTGATTTAGCTCCACTTGTTTGAGAAGTGCTGCCAATGAATCGTCATCAGCTATATTGTATCTTCCTTCAAAATTTTTTAATATAGAGTTGATGATACCGTTCCTGAATCTGCTTTCTAGATATTTTGGAACTCCATTTTCTAATTTGAGCTTATGGATATAGATCTTCTGGACTGAATTTTCTTTGGAGAAAAGTTCCGAGCTGGAGAGAAGGAAAAATAAAAAGACGCAAGCAATTTTTAAAAAAACGCCTTTTGTAGGAGTTCCTACATCATAGGATTGCCGATCAACATTCACATTAGAGTCAACCAATAACCAAGCCAGCGACTTTACAAAAAAATTTCCCAAAGGATTATCTCCTATTTTCCAGAACGGAAATCATTTTGGACCAGTTTTCCTTAGTGTATCCGTATTCTTTGAATAGGACGTTTTTCTTTTGGACCACCATGGTTGTAGGAGTTCCCGGAAATTCTAAAAGTCTCATACTGGTTTGTAGACTATCAAAATATAAAGAGGCTTGTTTTTTGATCCCAAGTTCATTCGCTAATTTGGAAACGGAACTAGGATCATCTCCTACAAAAACGATCCAAAGATGTAGTTTTCTTTTTGGATGAGAGCCGTTCCATTTTTTAGAATATTCTAATAGATTCGGGACTTCTTCTTTGCAAGGAGGGCAATCCGAGCTAGTAAAATTTAGAATTACTAGATCTTCTTCCGGAATTTGGTTAAGTTCTTGGTATAATGTTTTTCTTTCTAGATCCAAGGAATAGAGTGGAATGTTTTGGATCTCGTTTTGATCTTTTGGACCGGCGGTTAAACTTCCAATAGAAAGTAATGAGATCAGAAACCAAAGGATCGTTTTCATACAAAAAACCAAAAGGGATTTCCCTTTTGGAAATTGGACCCTGGCAGCTTAAGATTTACTCCCAGGGTTTTTGGATTTGGAATGAAGTTATGAAAATTCGGAGTGGATTTTGGATCAGTTAATCTTCTTCGCTTGAAAAAGTGAAAACGAAAGATGCTAAGATACATAGGACGGATTGATAGAAAACCCAAAGCCAGATCAGTTTTACCGGGAATGCGCCTGTAAATTGAGAGATCGCTAAAGCGGGTGCCACGAAAGCAGCGATAGAAAAACAAATCCCTAAAAGTAATCCGCCTAAAAGTCCGTAAGGCAAAGCAGGTCTAACAAGAGATGCTAATATTCCAATGAAGAATACTTCTAATAGATCCGCAACGATAGGTCCTATCCAAAATACTTGGGACATAGGAACGAAAAAGTTTTTTAAGTTCGGATCAAAGTAGAATGTGGAGAATAATAAAGTTCTAAGGGAAACCGAGGCTACTTCCCAAATTCCAAGAGCTACGAAGAACCTAAGTAAGAATTGATTCCAATCTTTTGCCGTGCGTAAACCCATATAAACGAAAAGCCCGGACTTGCCGGGCTTTTCCATTCTTTTTTTTAGAAGGAAATTATTTTCCGACTACGAACACGTAATTGGTGGTTGCTGATCCGCCGATATTGAGCATCAGTCCGTTTTTCGCGCCTTCTACTTGGTAATCACCTGCGGTACCGGTAACTTGTTTGTAGATGTCTAACATCATTCTAACACCGGAAGCTCCCACAGGGTGTCCCGCTCCGATAAGTCCACCGGATGGGTTGATCGGTTTTTTACCGTGGAAATCGATCACTCCATCTTCGATTGCTTCGTGTTCTTTACCGGGTTGAGTGATCCCGAAAGCGGAGATCGCTGCATACTCGGAAGAAGTGAAACAGTCGTGAGTTTCGAATACGTCGATGTCCTTAGTGTTCATACCGGAACGATCGAATGCATCTTTAACGGTTTGGCGAGTCCAAGGAAGAACCCATTTGTCACCTTTAGATTCTGCAACTTTCGCTTCGAAAGTGATTGGAGCAACTCTGTGTCCCCATCCTTTGATCTTAGGATAAGCGGAAAGTTTCGTTCCTTTTTTCTTAGCGAATTCTTCCGCGTAATTCTTATTAGCAAGAACTACTAACGCAGCTCCGTCGGTTACCTGAGAACAGTCGGTGATCGCAAGACGTCCACCCACTGCCATATTGAACTCTCCGCCTCTTGAGTTTGCGTGTTCATTATTCATGAACCAAGAGCGAGTTTGAGCTTTAGGGTTACGTTTTGCGTTTGCGTAATTGATCCTGGAAATTTCAGCAAGAGCTCCCATATAACGTTTTTCATCTAACTTATAACGCTCTAAAAGAACGTCTGCGAGTTTTCCGAAAAGTTTAGGGAATGGGAATTGAACTCCCTTAGCTTCTTTTTCGTAATAAGCTGCTGTTCCTAAGAAGTCTCCTCCAACGGAAGAAGAAACTGTCTTCATGATCTCCATACCGACAACGATCGCTACATCATAATCTTTAGCGCGAAGTTTAGTTTGAGCTGCATCTAAAGCAACAGATCCGGAAGCACAAGCTGCTTCATAACGAGCGCCTGGAACTCCGAAGAAACAAGGATCTACTTCGGTTAAGAAAGCGCCCAAATGTCCTTGGACTGCATATTGTTCCGCATCGAAGTTTCCGATGAAAACACCGATACGATTTTGTTTGTTTAACTTTTTGATTTCGTCAGGAGTAAGACCAACTTTTTCTAGTCCGTCTTGAACGGCTTCCCTGAACAAGGACATGAAGGTTTTTCCTTCTTTAGTCCAGTTACGCTGGAAATCTGTTTGTTCTCCGCCGAGTACGTAAACTGCATCTTTCATGTAATCTTTCCTCCCTTATTATCCTTTAAAAAGAGAACGAGCGTCTAAAATATCTTTCAATTGATAGAAAGGTTTTCCCGCTTTCGCTTTTGCCAATACTTCCGGAACAGGAAGTTTTGCTTTAGTGATTAGACTGATTGCTTCCTTAGGTCCGCCTAAGAAGTCTACGAATGCAGATGCAGGCGCCCAGTTAAATCCGGTTCCCATTGCAAGGTCGCTCATTTCTTTAGTATCTACAACTTCTCCCACGATGGAAAGAGAGTAGCTTACATAACGAGCGATAAAGTAACGAGCGATGTCCGCTTCCAGACCTTTCGCTTCTTTTACGATATTCATTGCGCCGATATAATCAGCTTCGCCTATTCTGCTGTTAGCTGCTTTGATAAAAGGAATATCAAATTTAGGGACCGGAACATATAGGTCACCTTTGATATCATAATACAATTTTTCCTTTTTACCATCAGGAGTTTTGGTCATTTTATAAAGACCTTGTCCGGACTTTCTTCCTAAGTCGCCTTTATCGATCAACTTTTGGAAATAACCGGGAAGTTTGAATGTAGAATGTGCAGCATCTTTAGTCATCTCATAGAGGTTGTCTACGATCGCTTTGTGAACATCTAAACCGACAAAGTCGGCAGTGTCCAAAGGTGCCATTGCTCTTCCGGTGTATCCGCTCATGATCGCGTCGATAAGAGCGATACCACCTTTGTCGGAATATTCTTCCGCTTTGATAGCAGCTTCATTGATCAATTGGAATCCGATCCTGTTACCTGCGAATGCCGGAGTATCATTCGTATAAACTACGGCGCGTCCCAGAGTTTTATCCAGATACTCGCCTAGTTTTTTAGTAACTTTTTTGTCGTTTCCTGCGTGAGTTACCAATTCACAAAGGATCATTTTATACGGAGGGTTGAAGAAGTGAGTTCCGTAATAATGTTTTTTACCGTCTTCGTCGAAAGCATCCGCTAGACGAGCGATAGAAAGACCGGAAGAAACAGTGGATACGATAGTACCCGGTTTACGAGCTTTCGCGATCCTTTTGTTGATCGGTTCTTTTACTTCATAACTTTCTGCAACAAGCTCGAAAACCCAATCGGATTCGGAGACTGCTTTTTCCAGGTCTTGGTCATAAGAACCAGGAATTAATCTAGGACGGATAGTGTCCGTTTTGATGGAAGAAATTGCTTTTTCGATCCCTTCTTTAGCCTTGTTTACGTCACGGGCTAACATATGGACTTTCGCTTTGCCGAAGGCTGCTACGATTGCTGCGGATCCGGCGCCCATTGTCCCATTTGCGCCAAGAACGGTTACGGTTTTGATTTCCCTCATGGAATTATACCAACATCTCGGTTTTTATAGAGTTAAGTCCTTGTTTAAAACAGGCTTTTTAGAGGGAAAGGCTTTTTTCTCCTTCGAAGCGCCTGCTTTAGCCGTTATCTATAAGACTTTGTAGAACGGTCGTTACGTTCGAAATAAACACTGTTCTTCAAAAAAATCGAATTTTCTCTCAAATCCGGGAAGGTTTTAGGATTTGAAGAAGTAGCCGAGTCCTTTAAAGAGTTTAGAACTCACTCAAATAGGGGAAGGATTTTGGGGCATTTATCATCCTTCTTTGCCGTATTATTATAAGGTTTCCCGCTTGCCTCTTCTTACATTAGAATAAAATGATTCCGATAATTTGTATTGATAAGCGAAACAATTGTCAGGAATTATTCGGGGGAACCTTTTCTATGATCTTAGAAAAGAGCTTATTAGATATACTTTGGGTCTTGGTGTGTTCGGGACTGGTGCTAATCATGCAAGGTGGTTTCCTTGTATTAGAATCCGGACTTACTAGAGCCAAGAACTCGATTAACGTTGCTATCAAGAACGTGGCCGACTTCGGAGTAGCCACTCTTCTTTTTTATACATTCGGATTCGGGCTCATGTTCGGAGTCACTTGGAACGGTCTCATAGGAACTTCTTTATTCGCTCCTGTGTTTCCGGAAGGTAAGGCTTGGCCTCCGACCTTCTTCTTATTCCAATTAGTTTTCTGCGGAACTTCCGCTACGATAGTCTCTGGAGCAGTTGCAGAAAGATTAAAATTCCATTCTTATCTATTTGCCACCGCTCTTATCTCGGGAGTGATCTATCCTATTGCAGGTCATTGGTGTTGGGGAGGAAGTCTGACTGATGAGAATCATGGTTGGCTGGCAGTGAGAGGATTTCACGACTTCGCAGGTTCTACTTTAGTTCATAGTGTGGGCGGTTGGGTATCACTTTCACTTCTTCTTATAGTAGGAGCAAGGATAGGAAGATTCCCGGAGAATGAACCGCCTAAGGCTGTGACCGGAAGTAATTTACCTATGGCGATGTTAGGCGGAATTCTTCTTTGGTTCGGATGGATGGGATTCAATGGGGGAAGTACCTTAGGTTTTAATGAAAAAGTTCCGGGAATTATATTAAATACGATCATCTCTTCCGGATTTTCTCTCATGGTTGCGATGTTGGCTGCATGGTTGATCAAAGGATTTCCGGAAGCGACTGCTCCTCTAAACGGATCCTTGGCTGGACTAGTTGCGATCACCGCCGGAGCGGATTGTTTTACCCCGGTTCAATCAGCGATCATCGGTAGTATCGCAGGCTTATTCGTTCTTCCGGCAGAAAAACTTTTAGAAAAACTCAAGATAGACGATGCGGTAGGAGCGATCCCGGTCCACTTGATCGGAGGGATTTGGGGAACGATTGCAGTAGGAATTTTCGGCGATCTGAACCTGATCGGTCATAATGTTACGAGGTCCTCTCTTCTTCTTACCCAGATCGTTGGAATACTTGCTGTGGGAGGATTTGCATTCGGACTTTCCTTGCTGATCTTCTACCTGATTAATAAATTTTTCCCTCTCCGGGTGGATGGGGACGAAGAGAGAATGGGCCTAAATATCTC
This genomic interval carries:
- the amt gene encoding ammonium transporter — encoded protein: MILEKSLLDILWVLVCSGLVLIMQGGFLVLESGLTRAKNSINVAIKNVADFGVATLLFYTFGFGLMFGVTWNGLIGTSLFAPVFPEGKAWPPTFFLFQLVFCGTSATIVSGAVAERLKFHSYLFATALISGVIYPIAGHWCWGGSLTDENHGWLAVRGFHDFAGSTLVHSVGGWVSLSLLLIVGARIGRFPENEPPKAVTGSNLPMAMLGGILLWFGWMGFNGGSTLGFNEKVPGIILNTIISSGFSLMVAMLAAWLIKGFPEATAPLNGSLAGLVAITAGADCFTPVQSAIIGSIAGLFVLPAEKLLEKLKIDDAVGAIPVHLIGGIWGTIAVGIFGDLNLIGHNVTRSSLLLTQIVGILAVGGFAFGLSLLIFYLINKFFPLRVDGDEERMGLNISEHKATTELIDLFLAMDYQRKTGDLAVDVPVEPFTEVGQIAERYNLVLGTVRSTLADNEKARVEIADAYEKVRIEQDKAEKLLLNILPDSIAQELKSNTGLIADSYPNVSILFADIVGFTKISAVMKPESVVRILNEVFSHFDILAEKYGLEKIKTIGDAYMAVGGLPLPNEAHPLLVAHMAWDMKELLSKFKLKKMGTKLRMRIGINTGPVVAGVIGTKKFIYDIWGDAVNLASRMESHGVPGEIQVTESTAELIKTDFALTERGEIKVKGKGLVKTFLISHRLRSPEESFTDLGYSFSAT